The Pseudofrankia inefficax genome window below encodes:
- a CDS encoding dihydroorotate oxidase → MPLLCGIDLEHPVMNAAGTCKSLDDVQDLARSAAAAIVVGSITVAARTGNSGATYHAGDGFSLNALGLPNRGLAYYVEQLPAMARAAHDAGKPLILSVAGFSVDDYARSAAAAAPTGVDLLELNLACPNVWDGGTQKRIACFDEGQTAAVLAAVDAVLRDAPTRVPYGVKISPFSDPEALAGLAAVLASAVAAGGGPRYVCASNTFPNGLAFDDAGRPVIGVELAGLAGPALRPVALGQVRQLRRLLPASVEIVGAGGVTTGRDVADFLRAGANAVQVATAYWNRDGDPAVFGVIAAEWAEALADA, encoded by the coding sequence ATGCCGCTGCTGTGTGGGATCGACCTCGAGCATCCGGTCATGAACGCCGCCGGGACCTGCAAGTCGCTCGACGACGTCCAGGACCTGGCCCGGTCGGCGGCGGCGGCGATCGTCGTCGGCTCGATCACCGTGGCCGCGCGTACCGGGAACTCCGGCGCGACCTACCACGCCGGCGACGGCTTCTCGCTGAACGCGCTCGGGCTGCCCAACCGCGGCCTCGCGTACTACGTCGAGCAGCTGCCGGCGATGGCCCGCGCGGCGCACGACGCCGGCAAGCCGCTGATCCTGAGCGTGGCCGGCTTCAGCGTGGACGACTACGCGCGGTCCGCCGCGGCGGCCGCCCCGACCGGCGTCGATCTGCTGGAGCTCAACCTCGCCTGCCCGAACGTCTGGGACGGCGGCACCCAGAAGCGGATCGCCTGCTTCGACGAGGGCCAGACCGCGGCGGTCCTCGCCGCCGTCGACGCGGTCCTGCGGGACGCCCCGACGCGCGTCCCGTACGGCGTGAAGATCTCGCCGTTCTCGGATCCGGAGGCGCTCGCCGGTCTCGCCGCGGTGCTCGCCTCGGCGGTCGCGGCGGGCGGTGGCCCGCGCTACGTCTGCGCGAGCAACACGTTCCCGAACGGTCTCGCGTTCGACGACGCCGGCCGGCCGGTCATCGGGGTCGAGCTGGCCGGCCTCGCCGGGCCCGCGCTACGCCCGGTCGCGCTCGGCCAGGTCCGTCAGCTGCGCCGGCTGCTGCCCGCGTCGGTGGAGATCGTCGGTGCCGGCGGGGTGACGACCGGCCGCGACGTGGCCGACTTCCTGCGGGCGGGCGCGAACGCCGTCCAGGTCGCCACCGCGTACTGGAACCGCGACGGCGACCCGGCCGTGTTCGGCGTCATCGCCGCCGAGTGGGCCGAGGCGTTGGCCGACGCCTGA
- a CDS encoding neutral zinc metallopeptidase → MSPSRRGNGARSGTRYGRGVRTKWAAFAAISVSVALSVGMLSGCNPVDSTTTASTTSPASATGQPAAGSDCGGAATTEADALKVITGPIGCPGGVNTYWAQQLGSVWTTPRFVVYRDGQIPDDQCGAQDRNADDFKGNAFYCRLDDTVAYSQDFMARLYQQGGPSFPMFVLMHELGHRVSRLTNRVGVVSRSEENQADCLAGTEAKFSHDAKRLPGVDVAKGSVLFFSLGDSWFHKESPSDPDAHGTPDQRAAAFLTGYRHDTAKCFAIGQSASGSVPLTGVLG, encoded by the coding sequence CTGTCGCCGTCCCGACGGGGCAACGGCGCTCGGTCGGGTACCCGGTACGGTCGCGGCGTGCGAACGAAATGGGCGGCATTCGCCGCTATCTCTGTTTCGGTGGCGTTGTCCGTGGGAATGCTCAGCGGCTGCAACCCGGTCGACTCGACCACCACCGCCTCGACCACCTCGCCGGCGTCGGCGACCGGCCAGCCCGCGGCCGGCTCCGACTGCGGTGGCGCCGCGACCACGGAGGCCGACGCGCTGAAGGTGATCACCGGGCCGATCGGCTGCCCGGGCGGGGTGAACACGTACTGGGCACAGCAGCTGGGCAGCGTCTGGACCACGCCTCGGTTCGTCGTCTACCGCGACGGCCAGATTCCCGACGACCAGTGCGGCGCGCAGGACCGGAACGCGGACGACTTCAAGGGCAACGCGTTCTACTGCCGGCTCGACGACACCGTCGCGTACAGCCAGGACTTCATGGCCCGCCTCTACCAGCAGGGCGGCCCGTCCTTCCCGATGTTCGTGCTCATGCACGAGCTCGGCCACCGGGTCTCGCGGCTGACCAACCGGGTCGGCGTGGTGTCGCGGTCGGAGGAGAACCAGGCCGACTGCCTGGCCGGCACGGAGGCGAAGTTCTCGCACGACGCGAAGCGGCTGCCCGGGGTCGACGTCGCCAAGGGCTCGGTGCTCTTCTTCAGCCTGGGTGACAGCTGGTTCCACAAGGAGTCGCCGTCCGACCCGGACGCCCACGGCACACCGGACCAGCGGGCGGCCGCCTTCCTCACCGGGTACCGGCACGACACCGCCAAGTGCTTCGCGATCGGGCAGTCCGCGAGCGGCTCCGTGCCGCTGACCGGCGTGCTCGGCTGA
- a CDS encoding class I SAM-dependent methyltransferase, which yields MNRRTWISAAVAAGVGLNTARLRRRLSALPVIGPSDEPVHHAHVFLTVGGVRLDEAQRRAASAHARRHGLDVLDLVPEQLTPDRLLDLARLVDTTSYQANRLTPGRGAYQALLVDREILARSALDPKDLGETDLVAITAVLKRHAPTTTALAVLPGLRALPRTGAERFAVQRAAYAWQPPSLVAPAVRDALLATGARAAPGWTLAAAALSWLQPAAVAAGGPVRIDRADLLAAPLVRRRGAAELVADLAPTRATERLGRWRVSLPPAYAADDEAGLEAARAAYRADLAAGVERFLEEPRTTCPWCGGPRLRRMTVGVDTMQVKPGRFRYDRCADCRHVFQNPRLTPEGLDFYYRDFYGGLGRDSMEQVLGFGPGSHPARARSVPPTPRTWLDVGAGHGHFCLLARDVWPSTVFDGLDLGDGIEEAGRRGWVENAYLGQFPDLAPSLAGRYDVVSMFHYLEHTGDPRAELDAAALALRPGGHLLIEVPNPDSVTFRAYGPLASGMLIPQHLNLLPADNLVDALTARGFVIEHVEFGQVHISGDAPLAWWGVFQLLGPSPDLPWRDVRRPLLGYARRAAAFAALAPLMPVAAVAEAASRPFLTRGNRANAYRILARLADPGAATSAIG from the coding sequence GTGAACCGTCGGACCTGGATCTCGGCGGCCGTGGCCGCCGGTGTCGGCCTCAACACCGCCCGGCTGCGGCGCCGGCTGTCCGCGCTGCCGGTCATCGGGCCGTCCGACGAGCCGGTGCACCACGCGCACGTCTTCCTCACCGTCGGCGGGGTCCGCCTCGACGAGGCCCAGCGGCGCGCGGCCAGCGCCCACGCCCGCCGCCACGGCCTGGACGTGCTCGACCTGGTGCCCGAGCAGCTGACCCCGGACCGCCTGCTCGACCTGGCCCGGCTCGTCGACACCACCAGCTACCAGGCCAACCGGCTCACCCCGGGCCGGGGCGCCTACCAGGCCTTGCTGGTCGACCGGGAGATCCTCGCCCGCAGCGCACTGGACCCGAAGGACCTCGGCGAGACCGACCTGGTCGCGATCACCGCCGTGCTCAAGCGGCACGCGCCGACGACCACGGCCCTCGCCGTGCTGCCGGGGCTGCGGGCACTGCCCAGGACCGGGGCCGAGCGGTTCGCCGTCCAGCGCGCCGCCTACGCGTGGCAGCCGCCGAGCCTGGTCGCCCCGGCGGTCCGCGACGCGCTGCTCGCCACCGGGGCGCGGGCGGCGCCCGGCTGGACGCTCGCCGCGGCCGCGCTCAGCTGGCTGCAGCCGGCCGCCGTCGCCGCCGGCGGGCCGGTGCGGATCGACCGGGCCGACCTGCTCGCCGCGCCGCTGGTTCGGCGCCGCGGCGCCGCCGAGCTGGTCGCCGACCTGGCCCCAACCCGGGCCACCGAGCGGCTCGGCCGCTGGCGGGTGTCGTTACCTCCGGCCTACGCCGCCGACGACGAGGCCGGTCTCGAAGCGGCCCGCGCGGCCTACCGGGCCGATCTCGCGGCCGGCGTCGAGCGGTTCCTGGAGGAGCCCCGGACCACCTGCCCGTGGTGCGGCGGTCCCCGGCTGCGCCGGATGACCGTCGGCGTCGACACCATGCAGGTCAAGCCGGGCCGGTTCCGCTACGACCGGTGCGCCGACTGCCGGCACGTCTTCCAGAACCCGCGGCTGACGCCGGAGGGCCTCGACTTCTACTACCGCGACTTCTACGGCGGGCTCGGCCGGGACTCGATGGAGCAGGTACTGGGCTTCGGACCGGGCTCGCACCCGGCGCGGGCCCGCTCGGTGCCGCCGACGCCGCGGACCTGGCTCGACGTCGGCGCGGGCCACGGGCATTTCTGCCTGCTGGCGCGGGATGTCTGGCCGAGCACCGTCTTCGACGGCCTGGACCTGGGCGACGGCATCGAGGAGGCCGGCCGGCGCGGCTGGGTCGAGAACGCCTACCTGGGCCAGTTCCCCGACCTCGCCCCGTCGCTGGCCGGCCGCTACGACGTGGTCAGCATGTTCCACTACCTGGAGCACACCGGCGACCCGCGGGCCGAGCTCGACGCCGCCGCGCTCGCGCTGCGCCCGGGCGGCCATCTGCTCATCGAGGTGCCGAACCCGGACAGCGTGACCTTCCGGGCCTATGGGCCGCTGGCCTCCGGGATGCTGATCCCCCAGCACCTGAACCTGCTGCCGGCGGACAACCTCGTCGACGCGCTGACCGCGCGCGGCTTCGTCATCGAGCACGTGGAGTTCGGGCAGGTTCACATCTCCGGCGACGCCCCGCTGGCCTGGTGGGGGGTGTTCCAGCTGCTGGGCCCGTCGCCCGACCTGCCCTGGCGGGACGTGCGCCGCCCGCTGCTCGGCTATGCCCGGCGGGCGGCGGCGTTCGCGGCCCTCGCGCCGCTGATGCCGGTGGCCGCGGTCGCCGAGGCGGCGAGCCGGCCGTTCCTGACCCGAGGCAACCGCGCGAACGCGTACCGCATCCTCGCCCGGCTCGCCGATCCCGGCGCCGCCACGTCGGCCATCGGGTAG
- a CDS encoding TerD family protein yields the protein MTVDVTKGRSVALGKDGGLLRVTVGLGWDPAPRGAEDDFDLDASALALGADDLIISPQYFVFFNNLASPRNEIVHLGDNLTGEGSGDDEQIEVHLDGLSTSVVRVVFAVTIHNADYRHQSFGDVRNAFIRVVDSGHGLELARYNLSTDAATETSMLFGELFRANGGWGFRALGQGRTDGLAGIARQFGFAV from the coding sequence GTGACCGTCGACGTGACGAAGGGTCGTAGCGTCGCGCTCGGCAAGGATGGCGGCCTCCTCAGGGTGACCGTCGGCCTCGGCTGGGATCCGGCGCCCCGGGGCGCCGAGGACGACTTCGACCTGGACGCGAGCGCGCTCGCGCTGGGCGCGGATGATCTGATCATCTCGCCGCAGTACTTCGTCTTCTTCAACAACCTGGCCAGCCCCCGCAACGAGATCGTCCATCTGGGCGACAACCTGACCGGCGAGGGCAGCGGCGACGACGAGCAGATAGAAGTGCACCTGGACGGCCTGTCGACGTCGGTGGTCCGGGTCGTCTTCGCCGTCACGATTCACAACGCCGACTACCGGCACCAGAGCTTCGGCGACGTGCGTAACGCCTTCATCCGGGTCGTCGACTCCGGCCACGGCCTTGAGCTGGCCCGTTACAACCTGTCGACCGACGCGGCCACCGAGACCTCGATGCTGTTCGGCGAGCTCTTCCGGGCGAACGGCGGCTGGGGGTTCCGGGCGCTCGGCCAGGGCAGGACGGACGGGCTCGCCGGCATCGCCCGGCAGTTCGGCTTCGCCGTCTGA
- a CDS encoding VWA domain-containing protein has translation MELTKGANTALPDRPVEITVGWRTAGAAGSRTSLDVCALRLGATGKVREDADMVFFNAPSSPDGTVRHIGRSPGGQAEVVTIDPARQPADVEAIVVTATIDVVTPELTFGGLDVWAAVKDLSTGQEVATFTPPPLGPEKALVVVELYRRAGSWKVRAVGQGYASGLAGLATDYGVDVGGDEDVSPPAKALDLPSTGDAKIDMRKRLDLRKQAVKVVLSKQGLTGKQARVGLALDASGSMRPLYKRGTVGRVVERIAAVAATMDDDGTLDVWSYATETLALPPLRVDYLADWIPLYVRQRKATTGQGGAEATLAREEAARAAGWPIPNWDGIGGQNEEQKVIAAIIDHFGRAPSPPPALVLVLTDGGLYRDRMIADLLRQASKLPIFWQFVGVGKAQYGILEKLDTLSGRVVDNAGFFAVDDLDEIDDAALYQRLLSEFPVWLQAARAAGIPV, from the coding sequence GTGGAACTGACAAAAGGCGCGAACACCGCGCTTCCGGATCGGCCCGTCGAGATCACCGTGGGCTGGCGGACCGCCGGCGCCGCCGGATCCCGGACGTCACTCGACGTCTGCGCGCTGCGGCTCGGGGCGACCGGGAAGGTCCGCGAGGACGCGGACATGGTCTTTTTCAACGCGCCGAGCAGCCCGGACGGCACGGTCCGCCACATCGGGCGCTCCCCCGGTGGCCAGGCCGAGGTCGTGACGATCGATCCGGCCCGGCAGCCCGCGGACGTCGAGGCGATCGTGGTGACAGCGACGATCGACGTCGTCACCCCGGAGCTGACCTTCGGCGGCCTCGACGTGTGGGCCGCGGTGAAGGACCTGTCCACCGGCCAGGAGGTCGCCACCTTCACCCCGCCGCCGCTGGGGCCGGAGAAGGCGCTGGTCGTCGTCGAGCTCTACCGGCGCGCCGGCTCGTGGAAGGTCAGGGCTGTCGGCCAGGGCTACGCCTCGGGCCTCGCCGGCCTGGCCACCGACTACGGCGTGGACGTCGGCGGCGACGAGGATGTCTCGCCACCCGCGAAGGCGCTCGACCTGCCGTCGACCGGCGACGCGAAGATCGACATGCGCAAACGTCTGGACCTGCGCAAGCAGGCGGTGAAGGTCGTGCTGTCCAAGCAGGGCCTGACCGGCAAGCAGGCGCGGGTGGGGCTCGCCCTCGACGCGTCCGGCTCGATGCGGCCGCTGTACAAGCGCGGCACCGTGGGCCGCGTCGTCGAGCGGATCGCGGCCGTCGCCGCGACCATGGACGACGACGGCACCCTGGACGTCTGGTCGTACGCGACCGAGACGCTGGCACTGCCACCGCTGCGGGTCGACTACCTGGCCGACTGGATTCCGCTGTACGTCCGGCAGCGGAAGGCCACGACCGGCCAGGGCGGCGCGGAGGCGACGCTCGCTCGTGAGGAGGCGGCCCGGGCGGCCGGCTGGCCGATCCCGAACTGGGACGGCATCGGCGGCCAGAACGAGGAGCAGAAGGTCATCGCGGCCATCATCGACCACTTCGGCCGGGCTCCGTCGCCGCCGCCCGCCCTGGTGCTGGTGCTCACCGACGGCGGGCTCTACCGGGACCGGATGATCGCGGACCTGCTGCGGCAGGCGTCGAAGCTGCCGATCTTCTGGCAGTTCGTCGGCGTCGGCAAGGCGCAGTACGGGATCCTGGAGAAGCTCGACACGCTGTCGGGGCGCGTGGTCGACAACGCGGGGTTCTTCGCCGTGGACGACCTGGACGAGATCGACGACGCGGCGCTCTACCAGCGGCTGCTGTCGGAGTTCCCGGTCTGGCTCCAGGCCGCGCGCGCGGCCGGCATCCCAGTCTGA
- a CDS encoding class I SAM-dependent methyltransferase, translated as MNRAVLPAALTAGIVINTARLRRRLAALPVIEPSDDRVHHTHVFLAADGVRLDDAQQRAASAYARRHGLDVLDLVPDELSPDRLLDLARLVDPARYRTDRLAPGRGAYQALLIDRDVLARAGLHPKEVTEVGLVAVTATLKRYAPLTTGLAVLPGLRAAPRTGQQRLAVRQATSRWDPARPLGPMVRDLALARGLARAPRWTLAAAAASWLQPVAAASGGPVRLRPAEALTAPLQRRRAAAEFVADASALGAAAARSAQVRTPGEPGGADSGGLARWGFARPHAFPADDAEHAAELRAIYQADLAGGVERFLAAARPTCPWCGGARLTKVTDGFDATLAKPGRFRYDRCADCRHVFQNPSPTDEGLDFYYRDFYDGLGAPIMEVIGDAGRAGYLARARSVPPTPRTWLDVGTGMGHFCLMARDVWPTTVFDGLDQGEALAEGARRGWIDHTYSGQLPDLAPSLAGRYDVVSMFHYLEHTRDPRADLDAAITALSPGGHLLIEVPNPESLSARVYGPLWSGWLAPQHLHLIPADNLVDALTARGLRVEHVEFGRAHLDGDGMYAWWALCQRLAPSLDLPWRAQPGSPGGQARRLATLAALGPLFPAMVVADAAARPYLTGGRRSNAYRVLARLP; from the coding sequence ATGAACCGAGCTGTGCTGCCAGCGGCCCTGACCGCCGGGATCGTGATCAATACGGCTCGGCTGCGCCGTCGGCTGGCCGCGTTGCCGGTGATCGAGCCCTCGGACGACCGGGTCCACCACACTCACGTCTTCCTGGCGGCCGACGGCGTCCGGCTCGATGACGCCCAGCAGCGGGCCGCGAGCGCGTACGCGCGCCGCCACGGCCTCGACGTCCTGGACCTCGTGCCCGACGAGCTGAGCCCCGACCGGCTGCTCGACCTGGCCCGGCTGGTCGACCCGGCCCGGTACCGGACCGACCGGCTGGCGCCGGGCCGCGGCGCCTACCAGGCGCTGCTGATCGACCGGGACGTGCTGGCCCGCGCGGGGCTGCACCCCAAGGAGGTCACCGAGGTCGGCCTGGTCGCCGTCACCGCGACGCTCAAGCGGTACGCGCCGCTGACCACCGGTCTCGCCGTGCTGCCCGGGCTGCGGGCCGCGCCCCGGACGGGCCAGCAACGGCTGGCCGTCCGGCAGGCGACGTCCCGCTGGGACCCGGCACGCCCGCTCGGCCCGATGGTCCGGGACCTGGCGCTGGCCCGTGGGCTGGCCCGCGCCCCCCGCTGGACGCTCGCGGCGGCGGCGGCCAGCTGGCTGCAGCCCGTCGCCGCCGCGTCGGGCGGGCCGGTCCGGCTGCGCCCGGCCGAGGCCCTCACCGCGCCGCTGCAACGGCGGCGGGCCGCGGCCGAGTTCGTCGCCGACGCGTCCGCCCTCGGTGCCGCGGCGGCCCGCAGCGCCCAGGTGCGCACCCCGGGCGAACCTGGCGGCGCGGACTCGGGCGGCCTGGCACGTTGGGGCTTCGCCCGCCCACACGCGTTCCCCGCCGACGACGCGGAGCACGCCGCCGAGCTGCGCGCGATCTACCAGGCCGACCTGGCCGGCGGCGTCGAGCGCTTTCTCGCCGCGGCGCGGCCCACCTGCCCGTGGTGCGGCGGCGCCCGGCTGACCAAGGTCACCGATGGCTTCGACGCGACGCTGGCCAAGCCAGGCCGGTTCCGCTATGACCGCTGCGCCGACTGCCGGCACGTCTTCCAGAACCCGTCCCCCACCGACGAGGGCCTGGACTTCTACTACCGCGACTTCTACGACGGCCTGGGCGCACCGATCATGGAGGTCATCGGCGACGCCGGCCGGGCGGGCTACCTCGCCCGCGCCCGGTCGGTACCCCCGACGCCGCGCACCTGGCTGGACGTGGGCACCGGCATGGGCCACTTCTGCCTGATGGCCCGCGACGTGTGGCCGACCACGGTCTTCGACGGCCTGGACCAGGGCGAGGCCCTGGCGGAGGGGGCCCGGCGGGGCTGGATCGACCACACCTACTCCGGCCAGCTGCCCGACCTGGCCCCGTCGCTGGCCGGGCGCTACGACGTGGTCAGCATGTTCCACTACCTGGAGCACACTCGGGACCCGCGCGCGGACCTGGACGCCGCGATCACCGCGCTGAGCCCGGGCGGCCACCTGCTGATCGAGGTGCCCAACCCCGAGAGCCTCTCCGCCCGCGTCTACGGACCGCTGTGGTCGGGCTGGCTCGCGCCGCAGCATCTGCACCTGATCCCCGCGGACAACCTGGTCGACGCGCTGACGGCGCGCGGCCTGCGGGTCGAGCACGTCGAGTTCGGCCGGGCCCACCTCGACGGCGACGGGATGTACGCCTGGTGGGCGCTGTGCCAACGGCTCGCCCCGTCGCTGGACCTGCCCTGGCGGGCCCAGCCCGGGTCGCCGGGTGGGCAGGCCCGGCGGCTGGCGACGCTGGCCGCGCTCGGGCCGCTGTTCCCGGCCATGGTCGTCGCCGACGCGGCCGCCCGGCCGTACCTGACGGGCGGGCGCCGGTCGAACGCCTACCGGGTTCTGGCCCGGCTGCCGTGA
- a CDS encoding Tex family protein, producing the protein MTTTSTVQVAAVPTEAARRSIEGRIADELGVRENQVVAAVGLLDGGSTVPFIARYRKEVTGTLDDTQLRTLEERLRYLRELEERRAAILESIRSQGKLDDALEAQINAADSKARLEDIYLPYKPKRRTKAQIAREAGLEPLADALLGDPTLDPTTTAAGYADAEKGVADAAAALDGARAILVERFAEDADLIGELRERMWGRGRVVSKVREGKEEAGAKFSDYFAFDEPFTSLPSHRVLALLRGEKEEILDLDLDPEPEDADPTAPVVPSGYETAIAARFGVTDAGRPADRWLGDTVRWAWRTRVLVHLGIDLRLRLFQAAEDEAVRVFATNLRDLLLAAPAGTRATMGLDPGYRTGVKVAVVDATGKCVATDTIYPHVPARRWDEALVKLHKLCAAHQVELIAIGNGTASRETDKLAEELVRAASELKLTKIVVSEAGASVYSASAFASKELPGMDVSLRGAVSIARRLQDPLAELVKIDPKSIGVGQYQHDLSELKLSRSLDAVVEDAVNAVGVDVNTASTPLLTRVSGIGATLAENIVAHRDAKGPFRTRTALREVPRLGPKAFEQCAGFLRIPDGDDPLDASSVHPESYPVVRRILTATNGDIRGLIGNSTALRAVKATDFVDETFGLPTVTDILAELEKPGRDPRPAFKTATFADGVDEISDLVAGMVLEGVVTNVAAFGAFVDVGVHQDGLVHVSAMSKTFVRDPREVAKPGDIVKVKVLDVDVPRKRISLTLRLDDDAATGGGGGGGGGREGRAQRSGPRGGGQAAGGQPGGGRPGSQSGGSQNGGGAGQAGGRDGGRDARGADNRGPRRDAGTRGAPADGRGGGGQRGGTSRGNGQRGGRPAAPPNGAIADALRRAGLVDENGRPRTGK; encoded by the coding sequence GTGACGACGACGTCCACCGTGCAGGTCGCCGCTGTGCCAACAGAGGCTGCCAGGAGGTCCATCGAGGGCCGGATCGCCGACGAGCTCGGGGTGCGCGAGAACCAGGTCGTGGCGGCCGTCGGGCTGCTCGACGGCGGCTCGACCGTGCCGTTCATCGCGCGCTACCGCAAGGAGGTGACCGGCACCCTCGACGACACGCAGCTGCGCACGCTCGAGGAGCGGCTGCGCTACCTGCGGGAGCTGGAGGAGCGCCGGGCGGCGATCCTGGAGTCGATCCGCTCCCAGGGCAAGCTCGACGACGCGCTCGAGGCGCAGATCAACGCCGCCGACTCGAAGGCCCGGCTGGAGGACATCTACCTCCCCTACAAGCCGAAGCGCCGTACGAAGGCCCAGATCGCCCGCGAGGCAGGTCTGGAGCCGCTGGCCGACGCGCTGCTGGGCGACCCGACGCTGGACCCGACGACGACCGCCGCCGGCTACGCCGACGCGGAGAAGGGCGTCGCGGACGCGGCGGCCGCGCTCGACGGAGCCCGCGCGATCCTGGTCGAGCGGTTCGCCGAGGACGCCGACCTGATCGGCGAGCTGCGCGAACGGATGTGGGGCCGCGGCCGGGTGGTCTCCAAGGTCCGTGAGGGCAAGGAGGAGGCCGGCGCCAAGTTCTCGGACTACTTCGCCTTCGACGAGCCGTTCACCTCGCTGCCGTCGCACCGGGTGCTCGCGCTGCTGCGCGGCGAGAAGGAGGAGATCCTCGACCTGGATCTCGACCCGGAGCCCGAGGACGCGGACCCGACCGCCCCGGTGGTGCCGTCGGGCTACGAGACGGCGATCGCGGCCCGGTTCGGTGTCACCGACGCGGGCCGCCCGGCCGACCGCTGGCTGGGCGACACGGTCCGCTGGGCGTGGCGGACGCGCGTCCTGGTCCACCTCGGCATCGACCTGCGGCTGCGCCTGTTCCAGGCCGCCGAGGACGAGGCCGTCCGGGTCTTCGCCACGAACCTGCGCGATCTGCTGCTGGCCGCCCCCGCCGGCACTCGGGCGACGATGGGCCTCGACCCTGGCTACCGGACCGGTGTCAAGGTCGCCGTCGTCGACGCCACCGGCAAGTGCGTCGCGACCGACACGATCTACCCGCACGTGCCGGCCCGCCGGTGGGACGAGGCCCTGGTCAAGCTGCACAAGCTGTGCGCCGCGCACCAGGTGGAGCTGATCGCGATCGGCAACGGCACCGCCTCCCGGGAGACCGACAAGCTCGCCGAGGAGCTGGTCCGCGCGGCGAGCGAGCTGAAGCTCACCAAGATCGTCGTCTCCGAGGCCGGGGCCTCGGTGTACTCGGCCAGCGCCTTCGCCTCGAAGGAGCTGCCCGGGATGGACGTGTCGCTGCGCGGCGCCGTCTCGATCGCGCGCCGGCTGCAGGACCCGCTGGCCGAACTCGTGAAGATCGACCCGAAGTCGATCGGGGTCGGCCAGTACCAGCACGACCTCAGCGAGCTGAAGCTGTCCCGGTCGCTGGACGCCGTGGTCGAGGACGCCGTGAACGCCGTCGGGGTCGACGTGAACACCGCGTCGACGCCGCTGCTCACCCGGGTCTCCGGGATCGGGGCGACCCTCGCCGAGAACATCGTCGCCCACCGGGACGCGAAGGGGCCGTTCCGGACCAGGACCGCCCTGCGCGAGGTGCCACGCCTGGGCCCGAAGGCGTTCGAGCAGTGCGCGGGCTTCCTGCGCATCCCCGACGGCGACGACCCGCTGGACGCCTCGTCCGTGCACCCCGAGTCCTACCCGGTGGTGCGCCGCATCCTGACCGCCACGAACGGCGACATCCGCGGGCTGATCGGGAACTCGACGGCGCTGCGGGCGGTGAAGGCGACCGACTTCGTGGACGAGACCTTCGGTCTGCCGACGGTGACCGACATCCTCGCCGAGCTGGAGAAGCCGGGCCGCGACCCGCGGCCGGCGTTCAAGACCGCCACCTTCGCCGACGGCGTCGACGAGATCTCCGACCTGGTGGCCGGCATGGTGCTGGAGGGCGTGGTCACCAACGTGGCCGCGTTCGGCGCCTTCGTCGACGTCGGCGTCCACCAGGACGGCCTGGTGCACGTGTCGGCGATGTCCAAGACCTTCGTGCGCGACCCGCGCGAGGTGGCCAAGCCGGGCGACATCGTCAAGGTCAAGGTCCTCGACGTCGACGTGCCCCGCAAGCGCATCTCGCTGACCCTGCGCCTCGACGACGACGCGGCCACCGGTGGCGGCGGTGGCGGCGGTGGCGGCCGTGAGGGACGTGCGCAACGGTCGGGCCCACGCGGCGGCGGCCAGGCGGCCGGCGGCCAACCGGGCGGCGGGCGGCCAGGCAGCCAGTCCGGCGGTAGCCAGAACGGCGGCGGCGCCGGCCAGGCAGGGGGCCGGGACGGCGGACGAGATGCTCGCGGCGCGGACAACCGCGGCCCACGGCGGGACGCCGGCACCCGCGGCGCCCCCGCCGACGGACGTGGCGGCGGCGGCCAGCGCGGCGGCACGAGCCGCGGGAACGGCCAGCGCGGCGGACGGCCCGCTGCCCCGCCGAACGGCGCGATCGCCGACGCGCTGCGTCGGGCCGGCCTGGTCGACGAGAACGGCAGGCCCCGCACCGGCAAGTAG
- a CDS encoding L,D-transpeptidase, translating to MTVAAGLALAGCGGGHSPVAGPKPSVSASPTRPVAKPRAAGLDPAHLPAGWSLVAWPAAGTIPVFGQSAPVTNADAPTSQPSTSEPPARQPPATQAPAVAPVGRSAEQPTSTLANPNAEGAPLVLLVKHYQPDWLQVSLPVRPNGSTGWIRTKDTRLTATPFALTVDKTRHELTVFKDGKPSGVYPVGIGTGTTPTPLGHFYLAELLKPANPAGPWGPYAFGLSGFSDVITNFDGGNGIIGLHGTNQPDRVGTDVSMGCIRLRNSDITALAALLPVGTPVTIT from the coding sequence GTGACGGTCGCGGCCGGGCTCGCGCTGGCCGGCTGCGGTGGCGGCCATTCGCCGGTGGCGGGGCCGAAGCCGAGCGTCTCGGCCAGCCCGACCCGGCCGGTGGCCAAACCGCGCGCGGCCGGCCTCGACCCGGCCCATCTTCCGGCGGGGTGGAGCCTGGTCGCGTGGCCGGCAGCCGGCACCATCCCGGTCTTCGGCCAGTCAGCGCCGGTGACGAACGCCGACGCACCGACCTCGCAGCCGTCGACCTCGGAGCCGCCGGCCCGGCAGCCGCCGGCCACGCAGGCGCCGGCCGTCGCGCCGGTTGGCCGGTCCGCCGAGCAGCCGACCAGCACGCTCGCCAACCCGAACGCCGAGGGCGCGCCGTTGGTACTCCTGGTCAAGCACTACCAGCCGGACTGGCTGCAGGTGTCGCTGCCGGTGCGCCCGAACGGGTCGACCGGCTGGATCCGGACCAAGGACACCCGGCTGACGGCGACCCCGTTCGCGCTCACCGTCGACAAAACCCGCCACGAACTCACCGTCTTCAAGGACGGCAAGCCCTCGGGCGTCTATCCGGTCGGCATCGGCACCGGGACGACGCCGACGCCACTCGGCCATTTCTACCTGGCCGAGCTCCTGAAACCGGCGAACCCGGCCGGACCCTGGGGCCCATACGCGTTCGGGCTTTCCGGATTTTCTGACGTCATCACGAACTTCGACGGCGGCAACGGCATCATCGGCCTGCACGGCACGAACCAGCCGGACCGCGTGGGCACCGACGTCAGCATGGGTTGTATTCGCCTGCGTAACTCCGACATCACCGCACTCGCCGCCCTGTTGCCGGTGGGGACGCCGGTCACGATTACCTGA